Proteins encoded within one genomic window of Alcanivorax sp. REN37:
- a CDS encoding response regulator transcription factor, producing MRILVIEDNRDILANILDYLQIKGFVVDCAQDGVSGLHLAVSQDYDLIVLDLMLPGIEGYEVCRRLRQDAGKTVPIIMLTARDGLDDRIKGLNVGADDYLVKPFALSELVARIQAVLRRSQGNPSRKLQVADLEYDLDTLAVSRAGKPLKLNPVGLRLLQALMQRSPAVVRRETLEELLWGDNLPSSDSLRSHVHQLRQVIDKPFDSNLLHTVHGIGFQLVADDDELA from the coding sequence ATGCGTATTCTTGTCATCGAAGACAACCGCGACATCCTCGCAAACATTCTCGACTACCTGCAGATCAAAGGCTTTGTGGTCGACTGCGCCCAAGATGGCGTCAGTGGATTGCACCTGGCGGTGAGCCAGGATTACGACCTCATCGTGCTGGACCTGATGCTGCCCGGCATCGAAGGCTACGAGGTGTGCCGGCGGCTGCGCCAGGACGCCGGCAAGACGGTGCCAATCATCATGCTCACCGCCCGTGACGGCCTTGATGACCGTATCAAGGGCCTCAACGTCGGCGCCGACGATTACTTGGTGAAACCCTTTGCGCTGTCGGAACTGGTGGCACGTATTCAAGCGGTACTGCGCCGCAGTCAAGGTAATCCATCACGCAAACTGCAAGTGGCGGACCTGGAATACGATCTCGACACGCTGGCCGTTTCGCGCGCCGGGAAACCGCTAAAATTGAACCCGGTGGGCCTGCGTCTGCTGCAGGCACTGATGCAACGCAGCCCAGCAGTGGTGCGCCGCGAAACACTGGAAGAGTTACTGTGGGGCGACAACCTGCCGTCCAGCGACAGCCTGCGCAGCCATGTGCACCAGCTGCGCCAGGTGATCGACAAACCATTCGACAGCAATCTGCTGCACACCGTGCACGGCATCGGCTTCCAGCTGGTGGCGGACGACGATGAGCTCGCTTAA
- the rsfS gene encoding ribosome silencing factor: MTDTRSLYDIALAALEDLKAKNLTHLDVRGITSIADHMIIATGTSSRHVKALADNVVEEVKKAGHLPVGVEGMTSSEWVLVDLGDVIVHVMQPATREFYDLERLWRNPDHHPDRAKDQDA, from the coding sequence ATGACTGATACCCGCTCTCTGTACGACATCGCTCTGGCCGCACTGGAAGACCTCAAGGCCAAGAACCTCACCCACCTGGACGTGCGCGGCATCACCAGCATTGCCGACCATATGATCATCGCCACCGGCACTTCTTCCCGGCACGTTAAGGCCTTGGCCGACAACGTGGTGGAAGAAGTGAAGAAAGCCGGCCATCTGCCGGTAGGCGTGGAAGGCATGACCAGTTCCGAATGGGTGCTGGTGGACTTGGGCGATGTGATCGTCCACGTGATGCAGCCGGCCACCCGCGAGTTCTACGACCTGGAACGCCTGTGGCGCAACCCGGACCACCACCCGGACCGCGCCAAAGACCAGGACGCCTGA
- the nadD gene encoding nicotinate-nucleotide adenylyltransferase yields the protein MTSSAPLALYGGTFDPVHAAHVAAARAVAAALGGPVHLLPNAVPPHRPQPYASPAQRLAMLQLAAADAPELKVDDWELRQPGPSYTLATLEHFRQHIGPERPLVWVVGADSFASLHHWHRWQHYPALCHLAVLPRPGAAAADPAVAAAFTSADAAALRGQPAGLRLMLTAPCLEHSSTAIRTALAAGQRHPGLDAGVADFIYREGLYNARHLPTLDRNSQDSHD from the coding sequence ATGACCTCCTCGGCCCCGCTGGCGCTGTACGGCGGCACCTTCGACCCGGTGCATGCCGCCCATGTGGCGGCGGCGCGGGCGGTGGCCGCAGCGCTAGGCGGGCCGGTGCATCTATTACCCAACGCCGTTCCACCACACCGACCACAGCCGTACGCCAGCCCGGCGCAGCGGCTGGCAATGCTGCAGCTGGCCGCCGCCGACGCACCGGAATTGAAAGTTGATGACTGGGAGCTGCGTCAGCCGGGGCCGTCTTACACACTGGCTACGCTGGAACATTTCCGTCAGCACATCGGCCCCGAGCGGCCACTGGTGTGGGTAGTCGGCGCCGACAGCTTCGCCTCGCTGCACCACTGGCACCGGTGGCAGCACTATCCAGCGCTGTGCCACTTGGCAGTGCTACCACGCCCCGGCGCGGCAGCCGCAGACCCAGCGGTGGCAGCGGCTTTCACGTCGGCCGACGCCGCAGCGCTGCGCGGGCAGCCGGCCGGGTTGCGATTAATGCTCACCGCGCCTTGCCTGGAACACTCCTCCACCGCCATCCGTACCGCGCTGGCGGCGGGCCAACGCCACCCCGGACTCGATGCCGGCGTGGCGGACTTCATTTACCGTGAAGGTCTGTATAATGCGCGGCACCTGCCGACACTAGACCGCAATTCCCAGGACTCGCATGACTGA
- a CDS encoding LTA synthase family protein — protein MPVSALQSARLRYLYLISLCWLSLFWLTRLALLLRSGADAELSLSAVWHLWWVGALYDFGFLAMALWPLASWVLLCPAALWRRRWHVAVLKWVLATSLALMLFVAFAEWLFWDEFSVRFNFIAVDYLVYSREVVDNILESYPVYPLLALIAVVAMVATQWWGGRLDRWTRRVDAGWRPRMTLWAGCSLLALLAGFGLDQQWPRGQGGNSYQIELAANGPYQFFAAFRNNELDYNSLYATLPLEDVDRLLREEVAESNSHFVTDELLDLRRRVQASGPPKPLNVMLVTLESFSARYLGRFGNTDGLTPNLDALWDQSLVFTHLYATGTRTDRGLEALTLSVPPTPGRSIVKRIGRETGFASLGEQFNRFGYDSAFLYGGRGYFDNMNAFFSGNGYQIVDQSSVPDSALSFTNAWGMADEDLYRLAEERADRLYAAGQPFFMQLMTTSNHRPYTYPDGRIDIPSGSNRNGAVKYTDYAIGEFLERAREKPWFHDTLFVFVADHTAGSAGKQDLPVAQYHIPMLVYAPAWVAPREEARLMSQIDVAPTLLGVLDRSYVSTFFGRDMLRPDAEGRRVLIGNYQHLGLFDGDRLMILSPRHSLREHRDALGLVREQPASLEDELMRRNIAFYQGASYAYRHRLLSWSGVLAAGPLPASTDAGSTYWGAHHR, from the coding sequence ATGCCTGTGTCCGCATTGCAGTCCGCCCGGCTGCGCTACTTGTACCTGATCTCTCTGTGCTGGTTAAGTCTTTTCTGGCTCACACGACTGGCATTGCTGCTGCGTAGCGGTGCAGACGCTGAGTTGTCGTTGTCGGCGGTGTGGCACCTGTGGTGGGTGGGCGCGCTTTACGATTTTGGTTTCTTGGCGATGGCGCTGTGGCCGTTGGCGAGCTGGGTGCTGCTTTGTCCTGCCGCCCTATGGCGCCGGCGTTGGCACGTTGCGGTGTTGAAGTGGGTGCTGGCCACCAGCTTGGCGCTAATGCTGTTTGTCGCTTTTGCTGAGTGGTTGTTCTGGGACGAGTTCAGCGTTCGCTTCAATTTTATCGCGGTCGATTACTTGGTTTATTCGCGCGAGGTGGTGGACAACATTCTTGAGTCCTACCCGGTGTACCCGTTGCTGGCACTGATTGCGGTGGTGGCGATGGTGGCTACTCAATGGTGGGGGGGACGGCTTGACCGCTGGACACGACGGGTCGACGCCGGTTGGCGGCCGCGGATGACGCTGTGGGCCGGCTGCAGTTTGTTGGCGTTGCTGGCTGGTTTCGGACTTGACCAGCAGTGGCCGCGTGGGCAAGGCGGTAATAGCTACCAGATTGAGCTGGCCGCGAACGGGCCTTACCAATTTTTCGCTGCGTTCCGCAACAACGAGCTGGATTACAACAGTTTGTATGCCACCTTGCCGCTGGAAGATGTGGATCGCTTGTTGCGCGAAGAGGTGGCGGAGTCGAACAGTCATTTCGTCACTGACGAACTGCTCGATCTGCGGCGTAGGGTACAGGCCTCCGGCCCGCCCAAACCGCTCAACGTGATGCTGGTGACGCTGGAAAGTTTTTCTGCGCGTTACCTTGGCCGCTTCGGCAATACCGACGGATTGACGCCCAATCTGGATGCACTGTGGGATCAGTCGCTGGTGTTTACCCACTTATATGCCACCGGCACCCGTACTGATCGGGGATTGGAAGCGTTGACGCTGTCGGTGCCGCCGACGCCGGGACGTTCGATCGTCAAACGTATCGGTCGCGAAACCGGTTTTGCCAGTTTGGGCGAGCAGTTCAATCGGTTTGGCTACGACTCTGCGTTTCTCTATGGCGGGCGCGGTTACTTCGACAACATGAACGCGTTTTTCAGTGGCAATGGCTACCAAATCGTTGATCAAAGCAGCGTGCCGGACAGCGCGCTGAGCTTCACCAACGCTTGGGGCATGGCCGATGAGGACTTGTATCGTTTGGCCGAGGAGCGTGCCGATCGGCTGTATGCCGCAGGCCAGCCGTTCTTCATGCAGCTGATGACAACCTCTAACCATCGGCCCTACACCTATCCGGATGGACGCATCGACATCCCCTCCGGCAGTAACCGCAACGGTGCGGTGAAGTACACCGATTACGCCATTGGCGAGTTCCTTGAGCGGGCACGCGAAAAGCCGTGGTTCCATGACACCCTGTTCGTGTTCGTCGCCGACCACACCGCCGGCAGTGCTGGCAAGCAGGACCTGCCGGTGGCGCAGTACCACATCCCGATGTTGGTGTATGCGCCGGCCTGGGTGGCGCCCCGGGAAGAAGCACGACTGATGAGCCAGATCGACGTGGCACCGACGCTATTGGGCGTGCTCGATCGTTCCTACGTGTCGACGTTCTTTGGCCGCGACATGCTGCGGCCTGATGCTGAAGGGCGGCGGGTTCTGATCGGCAATTATCAGCACTTGGGATTGTTCGACGGTGATCGGCTGATGATCCTCAGCCCGCGCCACAGTCTGCGCGAACACCGTGATGCGCTGGGGTTGGTGCGCGAGCAACCGGCGTCGCTGGAAGACGAGCTGATGCGTCGCAATATCGCTTTCTACCAAGGTGCCAGTTACGCCTATCGCCATCGGCTGCTGAGTTGGAGCGGTGTGCTGGCCGCCGGTCCGCTGCCGGCGTCCACTGATGCCGGCAGTACCTATTGGGGGGCGCATCACCGATGA
- the rlmH gene encoding 23S rRNA (pseudouridine(1915)-N(3))-methyltransferase RlmH has translation MRVRLLALGTRMPDWVEAGVSEYQRRLTQDIRLDIEELPLPKRGPGSDTRSLVRQEAAALEKRLAKYPGCRTVALEVTGRRLTTHQLSNELGRLRDQGQDLNVLVGGPDGLCSELSARFPQWSLSDLTLPHPLVRILLAEQVYRAWSLLVGHPYHR, from the coding sequence TTGCGCGTACGCCTGCTGGCGTTGGGCACGCGCATGCCGGACTGGGTTGAAGCCGGCGTCAGCGAGTACCAGCGCCGCCTGACCCAAGACATTCGCCTCGATATCGAGGAACTGCCGCTGCCCAAACGTGGCCCCGGCAGCGACACCCGTTCGTTGGTGCGCCAGGAAGCGGCAGCATTGGAAAAACGCCTCGCCAAATACCCTGGCTGCCGGACTGTGGCGTTGGAAGTCACCGGCCGCCGCCTCACCACCCACCAACTGTCCAATGAACTGGGTCGCCTGCGCGATCAGGGCCAGGATCTTAACGTGCTGGTGGGCGGTCCTGACGGCCTATGCTCAGAGCTGTCGGCACGGTTTCCGCAGTGGTCGCTGTCCGACCTCACGCTGCCACACCCGCTGGTGCGCATCCTACTGGCTGAACAGGTCTACCGCGCCTGGTCGCTGCTAGTGGGGCATCCCTACCACCGCTAA
- a CDS encoding glutathione S-transferase family protein, giving the protein MTTLYFATGACSLAPHIVLEWIGAPYTAVKVQFGSPELLAVNPAGSVPVLREDDGWLLTQAGAILDYLARKHPEAALDAGDDLRQQAEQQRWSAFLTSDLHASFWPVFGPQRYTTDSSDAAQQAVCAAGLELVRNRLARLEQHLQGREWMLDRRSVIDAYAFPMIRWAIQMLPEKIEPFPAIQALHDRLAADPAVQRVLAHEQR; this is encoded by the coding sequence ATGACCACCCTGTACTTCGCTACCGGCGCCTGCTCACTGGCACCCCACATTGTGCTGGAATGGATCGGCGCCCCGTACACAGCGGTCAAAGTCCAATTCGGCTCGCCGGAATTGCTGGCGGTGAACCCGGCCGGCAGCGTACCGGTGCTGCGCGAAGACGACGGCTGGCTGCTCACCCAGGCCGGCGCCATCCTCGATTACCTCGCCCGCAAACACCCGGAAGCGGCCCTAGATGCCGGTGACGACCTACGCCAACAGGCTGAACAGCAGCGTTGGTCAGCGTTTCTGACCAGTGACCTGCACGCCTCGTTCTGGCCAGTGTTCGGCCCCCAGCGCTATACCACCGACAGCAGCGACGCCGCACAGCAAGCGGTGTGCGCAGCCGGACTGGAATTGGTGCGCAACCGCTTGGCACGGCTGGAACAGCACCTGCAAGGGCGCGAATGGATGCTCGATCGCCGCTCCGTCATTGATGCCTACGCGTTCCCGATGATCCGCTGGGCGATCCAGATGCTGCCGGAGAAGATTGAGCCGTTTCCGGCAATCCAAGCTCTGCACGACCGGCTCGCCGCTGACCCGGCAGTGCAGCGGGTCTTGGCACACGAGCAACGCTGA
- a CDS encoding glutamate-5-semialdehyde dehydrogenase, which yields MTHLDYMRRLGTQARDASRAMARASTAAKNTALQEIGNALVRHRDSILSANAADMAAGRANGLDDAMLDRLELTPERFDDMLTGLEQVAALTDPIGEITGLRYLPSGIQVGQMRVPLGVVGIIYESRPNVTIDAAALCLKSGNAAILRGGSEALQANQAIAACIREGLAAAGLPEHAVQVIDTTDRAMVDALIQHPEYVDVIVPRGGKGLIERISNNARVPVIKHLDGNCHLYIDDDADFDKALPVTLNAKTHRYGTCNTTETLLVSRAVADTMLPPIAAALAEKGVALRGCPATLALLAGRISALTAATEEDWHEEYLAPILAVKIVDGLDAAIEHINRYSSGHTESIITENYTRSRRFLTEVDSSSVMVNASTRFADGFEYGLGAEIGISTDKFHARGPVGLNGLTSNKWVVLGDGHVRS from the coding sequence ATGACCCATCTTGATTACATGCGCCGCCTCGGCACCCAAGCCCGTGATGCTTCACGCGCCATGGCCCGTGCCAGTACCGCCGCCAAGAACACTGCGCTGCAGGAAATCGGCAATGCCTTGGTCCGCCATCGCGACAGCATCCTGTCCGCCAACGCCGCTGACATGGCCGCCGGCCGTGCCAACGGCCTCGACGACGCGATGCTCGACCGGCTCGAACTGACCCCGGAACGCTTCGATGACATGCTCACCGGGTTGGAGCAAGTGGCTGCCCTCACCGATCCGATCGGCGAAATCACTGGCCTGCGCTACCTGCCGTCCGGCATCCAAGTGGGCCAGATGCGGGTACCGTTGGGCGTGGTCGGCATCATCTACGAATCGCGCCCCAACGTGACCATCGATGCCGCCGCGCTGTGCCTGAAGTCCGGCAACGCCGCCATCCTGCGTGGTGGCTCGGAAGCACTGCAGGCCAACCAAGCCATCGCCGCCTGCATCCGTGAGGGCCTCGCCGCTGCCGGGCTGCCGGAGCACGCGGTACAGGTGATCGACACCACCGATCGCGCCATGGTCGACGCCTTGATCCAGCACCCGGAATACGTCGATGTGATCGTGCCGCGCGGCGGCAAGGGACTGATCGAACGCATTAGCAACAATGCGCGGGTACCGGTGATCAAGCACTTGGATGGCAACTGCCACCTGTACATCGATGACGACGCCGATTTCGACAAGGCGCTGCCGGTGACGCTGAACGCCAAAACCCACCGTTACGGCACCTGCAACACCACCGAAACGCTGCTGGTGAGCCGCGCGGTGGCGGACACCATGCTGCCGCCGATTGCCGCCGCGCTGGCAGAAAAAGGCGTGGCGTTGCGCGGCTGCCCGGCCACGTTGGCGCTGCTGGCGGGCCGCATCAGCGCGCTCACCGCCGCCACCGAAGAGGACTGGCACGAAGAATATCTAGCGCCGATTCTGGCGGTGAAGATTGTCGACGGGCTGGACGCGGCCATCGAGCACATCAACCGCTACAGCTCCGGCCACACCGAATCGATCATCACCGAGAACTACACCCGTTCGCGGCGCTTCCTCACTGAGGTCGATTCCAGTTCGGTGATGGTCAACGCCTCCACCCGCTTTGCCGACGGCTTCGAGTACGGCTTGGGTGCCGAAATCGGCATCTCCACCGATAAGTTCCACGCCCGTGGCCCGGTGGGCTTGAACGGCCTGACCAGCAACAAATGGGTGGTGCTGGGCGACGGCCACGTGCGCAGCTAA